In Musa acuminata AAA Group cultivar baxijiao chromosome BXJ2-3, Cavendish_Baxijiao_AAA, whole genome shotgun sequence, the following proteins share a genomic window:
- the LOC103978738 gene encoding leucine-rich repeat extensin-like protein 6, translated as MVSTRHFKPDPRLLLLPLFLLLLPVASSCAGRDGHMRRLRRHLQDRGEDIPANSSAFPNPRLRDAYIALQSWKLAILSDPLNLTADWVGPGVCAYTGVFCSSLPSDPNLTVVAGVDLNHGDLAGYLPDQLGLLADLALLHINSNRFCGTLPRSLRRLALLHELDVSNNRLAGPFPDVVLRLPSLKYLDLRFNEFEGAVPPQLFDKDLDAIFINHNRFAFDIPDNIGNSPVSVIVLAHNHFRGCLPASLGNMSSTLNEIILMNSGLSSCFPPEIGLLTGLTVLDVSFNKLVGPLPDSLGRMLNLEQLDVAHNLLSGGIPASICRLPRLKNFTYSYNFFAEEPPQCFAVESFDDRRNCLSGRPKQRTQRQCGSFLSHHHVDCSAFGCKPFVPALPPPSPPPPSPPPPSPPPPSPSPLPPSPPPPSPPPPSPPPPSPPPPSPPPPSPPPPSPSPPPPPYCVRSPSPPVYCPRSPSPPVYCPRSPSPPVYCKRSPPPPSHNSPPPPVHSPPPPIYSPPPPPNSPPPPIYSPPPPPNSPPPPIYSPPPPPNSPPPPPPNSPPPPPPNSPPPPPPSSPPPPIYSPAPPPNSPPPPPPNSPPPPPPNSPPPPPPSSPPPPIYSPPPPPNSPPPPPPNSPPPPPPTSSPPPPPPLHSPPPHSPPPPPPCIEPPPPPCVEPPPPPCIEPPPPPCIEPPSPGPSAPLYEPLPPVVGVTYASPPPPFY; from the coding sequence ATGGTGAGTACTCGGCATTTCAAGCCAGATCCCCGTCTCCTCCTTCTCCCCTTGTTCTTGCTCCTCCTCCCTGTCGCCTCCTCGTGCGCCGGCCGTGATGGCCACATGCGGCGGCTACGGCGGCACCTCCAAGATCGGGGGGAAGATATACCGGCCAACTCCTCCGCCTTCCCCAACCCTCGCCTCCGCGACGCCTACATTGCACTCCAGTCTTGGAAGCTCGCCATCCTCTCCGATCCCTTGAACCTCACCGCTGACTGGGTCGGCCCCGGCGTCTGCGCCTACACCGGCGTCTTCTGCTCTTCCCTCCCCTCCGACCCCAACCTCACCGTAGTCGCCGGCGTCGACCTCAACCACGGCGACCTCGCCGGCTACCTCCCCGACCAGCTCGGCCTCCTCGCCGACCTCGCCCTTCTTCACATCAACTCCAACCGTTTCTGCGGCACCCTCCCCCGCTCCCTCCGCCGCCTCGCCCTCCTCCACGAGCTCGACGTCAGCAACAACCGCCTCGCCGGCCCTTTTCCCGACGTCGTCCTCCGCCTCCCCTCCCTCAAGTACCTCGACCTCCGCTTCAACGAGTTCGAGGGCGCAGTGCCCCCGCAGCTGTTCGACAAAGACCTCGACGCCATCTTCATCAACCACAACCGCTTCGCCTTCGACATCCCCGACAACATCGGCAACTCCCCCGTCTCCGTCATCGTCCTCGCCCACAACCACTTCCGCGGCTGCCTTCCGGCCAGCCTCGGCAACATGTCGAGCACGCTCAACGAGATCATCCTCATGAACAGCGGCCTCAGCTCGTGCTTCCCTCCCGAGATCGGCCTCCTCACCGGCCTCACCGTGCTCGACGTCAGCTTCAACAAGCTCGTGGGGCCGCTACCGGACTCGCTCGGCCGGATGCTCAACCTCGAGCAGCTCGACGTCGCGCACAATCTCCTCTCCGGTGGAATCCCCGCCTCGATCTGCCGCCTGCCGCGGCTGAAGAACTTCACTTACTCCTACAACTTCTTCGCCGAGGAGCCGCCTCAGTGCTTTGCGGTGGAGTCGTTCGACGACCGCCGGAACTGTCTATCCGGCAGGCCGAAGCAGCGAACCCAGCGCCAATGTGGGTCGTTCCTCTCCCACCACCACGTCGACTGCTCTGCTTTTGGCTGCAAGCCCTTCGTGCCGGCTCTGCCGCCGCCGTCCCCTCCTCCGCCTTCTCCGCCGCCACCATCACCTCCTCCGCCATCCCCGTCGCCGCTGCCACCGTCGCCTCCCCCGCCATCTCCTCCACCACCCTCACCTCCTCCGCCATCTCCTCCACCACCGTCGCCTCCTCCACCAtctccaccgccgccgtcgccttcaccaccaccgccaccgtaCTGTGTCCGATCCCCGTCACCACCTGTCTACTGCCCACGATCTCCATCGCCACCAGTCTACTGCCCGCGATCTCCTTCACCGCCTGTTTACTGCAAACGATCTCCACCGCCACCTTCCCACAACTCTCCTCCACCACCGGTGCATTCTCCACCGCCTCCGATCTATTCACCTCCGCCGCCGCCCAACTCACCGCCACCTCCGATCTATTCACCTCCTCCACCGCCCAACTCACCCCCACCTCCGATCTATTCACCTCCTCCACcgcctaattcaccaccccctccgccgcctaattcaccaccccctccgCCACCTAACTCACCGCCCCCTCCGCCGCCTAGTTCACCACCACCTCCGATCTATTCACCCGCTCCGCCGCCAAATTCACCACCCCCTCCGCCACCAAACTCGCCACCACCTCCGCCGCCTAACTCACCACCACCTCCGCCGCCTAGTTCACCACCACCTCCGATCTATTCACCTCCTCCACCGCCTAACTCACCACCACCCCCGCCGCCTAACTCACCGCCACCTCCGCCGCCTACCTCATCACCACCCCCTCCTCCTCCACTGCACTCTCCACCGCCACACTCACCTCCGCCTCCACCTCCATGCATAGAGCCGCCACCACCTCCGTGCGTCGAGCCGCCACCTCCCCCATGCATCGAGCCACCACCTCCCCCATGCATCGAGCCGCCATCACCTGGTCCCTCAGCTCCCCTGTATGAACCCCTACCGCCCGTCGTCGGAGTCACCTACGCGTCCCCTCCGCCTCCTTTCTACTAA
- the LOC135607618 gene encoding protein trichome birefringence-like 4, translated as MASSIFKYVFMDFFKPMLQLLLFVFPAFYTAVFSLLVFFAFVVFLGRNPQPATFVFDPQVIAIADPRSVPADHANASGLPFPAPPHANTSLGVRRKASPENASDLAPASANHSAEAKKGRGGSPEKGQKALESSKDLAATCDLFDGRWVFDESTPRYPPGSCPFIDSSFDCFGNGRPDQNYTKLRWKPKGCSIPRLEGKKMLRALRGKRLVFVGDSLNRNMWESLLCILRHPLKRKHRVFEVSGRKEFRTDNSFAFRFEDYNCSIEFFRSPFLVRESSRVDSQGKSRETLRLDLIEASSDAYRTADILVFNSGHWWTHEKTSKGCEEHAAAWRNFYQEGDHVYPQLSAEDAYRKAMRTWGTWVDTQVNSNHTRVFFRGYSWSHFSGGQWNSGGNCDGETEPITEDKHLAKYLKLTGILESVIGEMTTPVLYLNITRMTDYRKDAHPSVYRVPAGKRKPGEFQDCSHWCLPGVPDAWNELLYAMLLRELS; from the exons aTGGCCTCCTCCATCTTCAAGTACGTCTTCATGGACTTCTTCAAGCCCATGCTCCAACTCCTCTTGTTCGTCTTCCCGGCGTTCTACACCGCGGTCTTCTCTCTCCTCGTCTTCTTCGCCTTCGTCGTCTTCCTCGGCCGCAACCCTCAGCCCGCCACCTTCGTGTTCGACCCCCAAGTCATCGCCATCGCCGACCCGCGATCGGTTCCTGCCGACCACGCTAACGCCAGCGGCCTTCCCTTCCCCGCTCCTCCTCACGCGAACACCTCCCTCGGCGTGCGGAGAAAGGCAAGCCCGGAGAACGCTTCCGATCTTGCACCCGCCTCAGCGAACCACTCCGCCGAGGCCAAGAAAGGGAGGGGTGGGAGTCCGGAGAAGGGACAGAAGGCCTTGGAGAGCAGTAAAGATTTGGCGGCGACGTGCGATCTTTTCGATGGGAGGTGGGTGTTCGACGAATCGACGCCGAGGTACCCGCCGGGTTCGTGCCCCTTCATCGACAGTTCCTTCGACTGCTTCGGCAATGGCCGGCCGGATCAGAACTACACCAAACTCCGGTGGAAGCCTAAAGGCTGCTCGATTCCGAG GCTCGAGGGGAAGAAGATGCTGAGAGCGTTGAGGGGGAAGAGACTGGTGTTCGTGGGCGACTCGCTGAACCGCAACATGTGGGAATCGCTTCTCTGCATCCTGAGGCACCCTCTGAAGAGGAAGCACCGCGTTTTCGAGGTGTCCGGGAGGAAGGAGTTCAGAACCGACAATTCGTTCGCTTTCCGATTCGAG GACTACAACTGCTCGATCGAGTTCTTCCGGTCGCCGTTCCTGGTGCGGGAAAGCTCCAGGGTGGACTCGCAGGGGAAGAGCAGGGAAACGCTCCGGCTGGATTTGATCGAGGCGTCGTCGGATGCTTACAGGACCGCCGACATCCTCGTCTTCAACTCGGGCCACTGGTGGACGCACGAGAAGACCTCGAAAGGGTGCGAGGAACATGCGGCGGCATG GAGGAACTTCTACCAGGAAGGCGACCATGTCTATCCCCAGCTGAGCGCGGAAGACGCGTACCGGAAGGCGATGAGGACATGGGGAACCTGGGTCGACACCCAGGTCAACTCCAACCACACTCGGGTCTTCTTCCGAGGTTACTCCTGGTCGCACTTCAG CGGCGGGCAGTGGAACTCGGGTGGCAACTGCGACGGGGAGACAGAGCCCATCACGGAGGACAAGCACCTCGCCAAGTACCTGAAGCTGACGGGCATCCTGGAATCTGTGATCGGGGAGATGACGACGCCGGTTCTCTATCTCAACATCACGAGGATGACGGACTACCGCAAGGACGCCCACCCGTCGGTGTACCGCGTGCCCGCCGGAAAGAGGAAACCCGGAGAGTTCCAGGACTGCAGCCACTGGTGCCTCCCCGGAGTCCCCGATGCGTGGAACGAGCTCTTGTACGCGATGCTGTTGAGGGAGCTCAGTTGA